In one Flavobacteriales bacterium genomic region, the following are encoded:
- a CDS encoding glycosyltransferase family 2 protein: protein MPAPRVTVLTTLYNKGPYVAEALSSVLGSSLADLELLVIDDGSTDNGPELVKAIGDPRVRFLPHAVNTGRAAAANRGFDAARGSYIAILDADDIADRERFSKQAAFLDAHPDIGAVGSYARIFGIRDRIAEWPLTDEEARGVMLFQDPMLYGSAMFRASVIRDHRLRCREDWRQPGMDYLFLLSVARHTRMANLPEPLTSYRLGEQNFRHGHDLYAVRERICREALRTFGIEASPEELEAHLMLEQLLRSRPTPALIRRLWAWTQRLRMINRSRHLFPEAPFEARLAADWRRWFYILADRDIPSALAHLAAEGGNPARRLLYLMKTRLSRARSHG from the coding sequence ATGCCCGCGCCTAGAGTCACGGTGCTCACCACCCTTTACAACAAGGGGCCTTACGTGGCGGAAGCCCTGAGCAGCGTGCTGGGCAGTTCGCTCGCTGACCTTGAGCTTCTGGTAATTGACGACGGCAGCACGGACAATGGCCCCGAACTCGTCAAAGCGATTGGCGATCCGCGCGTCCGTTTCCTGCCCCATGCGGTGAACACGGGCCGGGCAGCGGCCGCCAACCGGGGGTTCGATGCGGCCCGCGGGTCGTACATCGCCATCCTGGATGCGGATGACATCGCGGACCGGGAGCGGTTCTCCAAGCAAGCCGCCTTCCTTGATGCGCACCCGGACATCGGTGCCGTTGGCAGCTACGCCCGGATTTTCGGCATCCGGGACCGAATCGCCGAATGGCCCCTCACGGACGAAGAGGCCAGAGGTGTCATGCTGTTCCAGGACCCGATGCTCTACGGTTCCGCCATGTTCCGTGCCAGCGTGATACGTGACCATCGGCTCCGCTGCCGGGAGGACTGGCGCCAACCGGGCATGGACTACCTCTTCCTGCTCAGCGTAGCCAGGCATACGCGGATGGCGAACCTGCCTGAGCCACTCACCAGCTACCGGTTGGGCGAGCAGAATTTCAGGCATGGCCACGACCTGTACGCTGTGCGCGAGCGCATCTGCCGGGAGGCGCTGCGCACCTTCGGCATCGAGGCCTCCCCGGAGGAGCTGGAGGCCCACCTCATGCTCGAGCAGCTGCTGCGCAGCCGCCCGACCCCTGCGCTGATCCGGAGGCTTTGGGCCTGGACGCAACGGCTCAGGATGATCAATCGAAGCCGGCATCTCTTCCCCGAAGCCCCTTTCGAGGCCCGGCTTGCGGCCGATTGGCGGCGTTGGTTCTACATCCTTGCCGACCGCGACATCCCCTCGGCCCTGGCCCACCTTGCCGCTGAGGGGGGCAATCCAGCCCGTAGGCTACTTTACCTGATGAAGACAAGGCTGAGCAGGGCGCGGAGCCATGGTTGA
- a CDS encoding S9 family peptidase: MNTTARLTAPQAAKRPHAITAHGHTRIDEYFWMRLSEQQRNAAEPDAETRKVMDHLNAENAYTEAVLQPVKELRDSLFKEMKARIKETDLSVPYRENGFWYRHRFDEGKEYAVHLRARAAGDRWPPEGDPAWTVLLDENRMAEGSAYFDLGDFEVSPGNGLVGYSVDRVGRRKYELRFRDLATGADLPDVITNTSGGCAWADDRTVFYARKDKTLRSYRIYRHALGTDPSTDPVVFEEKDPAYSCDVYRSRSDRFVMIVSESTMSSEHRFLPVDDPMGAFKVFLPREPEHEHSVSHVPGKAGAPGRWYILTNWEARNFRLMECAEDATADKARWREVVPHREQVLLEDVDTFRDHLVVTERREGLTHLRVRRLSDGREHEIAFNDPAYVAYSGTNPEWDSDKLRYGYASLTTPSSVYEHDLNADASVLLKQQEVLGPFSPLDYVSERIWAPARDGARIPVSIVYRKGTPLDGTAPLLLYGYGSYGHSIDPTFSSARLSLLNRGFVYAIAHIRGGEELGRAWYESGRMEHKLNTFHDFIDCADHLERMRYADPKRIFCLGGSAGGLLVGAVLNMRPDRWNAACAEVPFVDVVTTMLDDSIPLTTGEYDEWGDPKEKEAYERMLGYSPYDNVRDADYPALLVTTGFHDSQVQYWEPAKWVQRLREHQKSDAPILLHTNMEAGHGGASGRFEMLKEVALIYAFLLHRAGAAGT, from the coding sequence ATGAACACCACCGCACGGCTGACGGCGCCCCAGGCCGCCAAGCGGCCGCACGCCATCACGGCCCATGGGCATACCCGCATCGACGAGTACTTCTGGATGCGGCTCTCGGAACAGCAGCGCAACGCTGCCGAGCCCGATGCCGAAACGCGCAAGGTGATGGACCATCTCAATGCCGAGAATGCCTACACAGAGGCCGTCCTGCAGCCGGTGAAGGAGCTGCGCGATAGCCTTTTCAAGGAAATGAAGGCGCGCATCAAGGAGACGGATCTCAGCGTGCCCTACCGGGAGAACGGTTTCTGGTACCGTCACCGCTTCGACGAAGGCAAGGAATACGCGGTGCATCTGCGCGCAAGGGCTGCCGGAGACCGCTGGCCCCCCGAAGGTGATCCGGCGTGGACCGTGCTGCTGGATGAGAACCGGATGGCAGAGGGCAGTGCGTACTTCGACCTCGGGGACTTCGAGGTGAGTCCGGGCAATGGCCTTGTCGGATACAGCGTGGATCGCGTGGGGCGCCGGAAGTATGAGCTCCGGTTCCGCGACCTCGCCACCGGCGCCGACCTGCCCGATGTGATCACCAATACGAGCGGCGGATGCGCCTGGGCGGACGACCGCACCGTGTTCTACGCACGCAAGGACAAGACCCTTCGCAGCTACCGCATCTACCGGCATGCCCTCGGCACCGACCCCTCCACAGACCCCGTGGTGTTCGAGGAGAAGGACCCGGCTTACAGTTGCGACGTGTACCGCAGCCGCTCGGACCGCTTCGTGATGATCGTGAGTGAGAGCACGATGAGCAGTGAGCATCGCTTCCTGCCCGTGGACGACCCGATGGGCGCGTTCAAGGTGTTCCTTCCGCGCGAGCCGGAGCATGAGCATTCCGTGTCGCATGTGCCCGGCAAGGCAGGTGCTCCCGGCCGATGGTACATCCTTACGAACTGGGAGGCGCGCAACTTCCGCCTCATGGAGTGCGCGGAGGATGCCACGGCGGACAAGGCCAGGTGGAGGGAGGTGGTGCCGCACCGGGAGCAGGTGCTCCTGGAGGATGTGGACACCTTCCGCGACCACCTGGTGGTGACCGAGCGCCGCGAGGGCCTCACTCACCTTCGCGTCCGACGGCTGAGCGACGGCCGCGAGCATGAGATTGCCTTCAACGATCCCGCATACGTAGCCTATTCGGGCACCAATCCTGAATGGGACAGTGACAAGCTGCGGTACGGCTACGCATCGCTCACCACGCCCAGCAGCGTCTATGAGCACGACCTCAATGCGGACGCCTCGGTGCTGCTCAAGCAGCAGGAGGTCCTTGGCCCCTTCTCGCCGCTGGATTACGTCAGTGAACGCATCTGGGCCCCTGCGCGGGACGGGGCGCGCATCCCCGTGAGCATCGTGTACCGAAAGGGCACGCCGCTCGACGGCACGGCGCCGCTGCTGCTCTATGGCTACGGCAGCTACGGGCACAGCATCGACCCCACGTTCAGCAGCGCGCGCCTGAGCCTGCTCAACCGCGGATTCGTCTATGCCATTGCGCACATCCGCGGAGGCGAGGAGCTCGGCCGGGCCTGGTACGAGAGCGGCAGGATGGAGCACAAGCTGAACACCTTCCATGACTTCATCGACTGCGCCGATCATTTGGAGCGCATGCGGTACGCCGACCCCAAGCGCATCTTCTGCCTGGGCGGCAGCGCCGGCGGGCTGCTGGTGGGTGCGGTGCTCAACATGCGCCCCGACCGCTGGAACGCCGCATGCGCCGAGGTGCCCTTCGTGGACGTGGTGACCACCATGCTCGACGACAGCATCCCGCTGACCACCGGCGAGTACGATGAGTGGGGCGATCCGAAGGAGAAGGAAGCCTATGAGCGGATGCTCGGGTATTCGCCGTACGACAATGTGCGCGATGCCGACTACCCCGCCTTGCTCGTCACCACGGGCTTCCACGACAGCCAGGTGCAGTACTGGGAGCCGGCCAAGTGGGTGCAGCGTCTGCGCGAGCACCAGAAGTCCGATGCGCCCATCCTGCTGCACACCAATATGGAAGCCGGTCACGGCGGGGCCTCAGGCCGGTTCGAGATGCTCAAGGAGGTCGCGCTGATCTACGCATTCCTCCTGCATCGGGCCGGGGCGGCAGGGACCTAA
- a CDS encoding two-component regulator propeller domain-containing protein, producing the protein MTRLASLVTALIPGALLAQTPIGAWRDHQPYQRMVDVVEGDGAAYCATVNGLFRYDVGSGEIQRINKVNLLNDVDIRGLAWCAPLRMLLVHYGNGNLDLVQGDRSFNLGDIKRSAILGDKAIYRTHVEGTTAYLACGFGIVVVDLERREVKETWFIGPGGGQVQVRGITFTADSIYAATGTGLYTASRNASNLASFTNWRKRTDMGPGMANGPFDLAITFQGRPIINWNKPVGEQDTLLVLRPDNTWEQFSYGRGVPNFDLRLGTNPDFFTLTHEFGVSQFNSSFEEVNYTYTYGSIPSFPIRAILNTSGQLWVADRFVGLVILVAYNQGVPVRPNGPKTSSAYRIDASGGAVYVATGAVAGNWANTFLKDGVHHFIDETWRTNDPDNNELLRGGNAFAGAVNDIVAVAVDPFDPARAFVGSWDDGVVELRNREPVLIHNETNSSLGIATNDGSGKVNVGGLDFDLQGNLWVSNAHAAAPISVRTRAGAWYSYAPGAILGGNGLIGDILAASNGFKWIIRPRGNGLLVFNDNGTLADPGDDSYKLINNAPGSGGLPTVDVLSIAEDKDGQIWVGTNKGIAVFYTPADLFTDSPTDAQQILIEQEGNVQILLETEFVSAIAVDGANRKWIGTQTGGVYLVSPDGREQIHHFTAENSPLPSNTVTAIAIDGTTGEVFIGTDRGIMGYRSDAIDAAEAADCAKVFPNPVRETYTGPIAVTGLARDSEVRITDVSGNLVYRTTSLGGQAIWNATDLSGNRVATGVYLIFASDREGGYKCNTKVLVVR; encoded by the coding sequence ATGACCCGACTCGCCTCCCTTGTCACCGCCTTGATACCAGGAGCCCTCCTCGCGCAAACCCCCATCGGCGCGTGGCGCGACCATCAGCCCTACCAGCGGATGGTGGATGTGGTGGAGGGGGATGGAGCGGCCTACTGCGCCACGGTTAACGGGCTATTCCGGTACGATGTGGGCTCGGGCGAGATCCAGCGCATCAACAAGGTGAACCTGCTCAATGATGTGGACATCCGAGGCCTGGCCTGGTGCGCACCGCTCCGGATGCTGCTGGTCCATTACGGCAACGGCAACCTGGACCTGGTGCAGGGCGACCGCAGCTTCAACCTCGGCGACATCAAGCGCAGCGCTATCCTGGGCGACAAGGCCATCTACCGGACCCACGTGGAAGGTACCACGGCCTACCTGGCCTGCGGGTTCGGCATCGTGGTGGTCGACCTGGAGCGGCGCGAGGTGAAGGAGACCTGGTTCATCGGGCCGGGAGGCGGCCAGGTGCAGGTGCGCGGCATCACGTTCACTGCGGACTCCATCTATGCAGCCACGGGCACGGGGCTATACACCGCGTCGCGAAATGCGTCCAACCTGGCCTCCTTCACCAACTGGCGGAAGCGCACCGACATGGGGCCGGGCATGGCGAACGGCCCGTTCGACCTTGCCATCACCTTCCAAGGGAGGCCCATCATCAACTGGAACAAGCCGGTGGGCGAGCAGGATACGCTGCTCGTGCTGCGCCCGGACAATACCTGGGAGCAGTTCTCCTACGGACGCGGCGTGCCCAATTTCGATCTTCGGCTCGGCACCAACCCCGACTTCTTCACGCTCACCCATGAGTTCGGCGTGAGCCAATTCAACAGCAGCTTCGAGGAGGTCAACTACACCTACACCTACGGGTCGATTCCGAGCTTCCCCATTCGGGCCATCCTCAACACCTCCGGGCAGCTCTGGGTGGCCGACCGCTTCGTCGGGCTGGTGATCCTGGTTGCCTATAATCAGGGTGTGCCCGTGAGGCCCAATGGCCCCAAGACGTCCAGCGCGTACCGCATCGATGCCAGCGGCGGTGCGGTGTATGTAGCCACCGGCGCTGTAGCCGGCAATTGGGCCAACACCTTCCTCAAGGATGGCGTGCACCATTTCATTGACGAGACCTGGCGCACCAACGACCCCGACAATAACGAGCTGCTCAGGGGCGGCAATGCGTTCGCCGGCGCCGTGAATGACATCGTTGCCGTTGCCGTGGACCCGTTCGACCCGGCGCGCGCCTTCGTGGGGAGCTGGGATGACGGGGTGGTGGAGCTCCGCAATCGGGAGCCTGTCCTCATCCACAACGAAACCAACAGCAGCTTGGGCATCGCTACCAATGATGGCTCGGGGAAGGTGAACGTGGGCGGGCTCGACTTTGACCTCCAAGGCAACCTCTGGGTGTCGAATGCCCATGCGGCCGCCCCGATTTCCGTCCGCACCCGGGCGGGCGCCTGGTACAGCTATGCGCCGGGCGCCATACTCGGGGGCAACGGGCTGATCGGGGATATCCTGGCTGCATCGAACGGGTTCAAGTGGATCATCCGCCCGCGCGGCAATGGCCTGCTCGTGTTCAACGACAATGGCACGCTCGCCGATCCCGGCGACGACAGCTACAAGCTCATCAACAATGCCCCAGGCAGCGGCGGGCTACCCACGGTGGATGTGCTGAGCATCGCAGAAGACAAGGATGGCCAGATCTGGGTGGGCACCAATAAGGGCATCGCCGTGTTCTACACCCCCGCCGACCTCTTCACCGACAGCCCTACGGATGCCCAGCAGATCCTCATTGAGCAGGAGGGCAATGTGCAGATCCTGCTGGAGACGGAATTCGTTAGCGCCATCGCGGTGGACGGCGCCAATCGCAAATGGATCGGCACGCAAACGGGCGGAGTCTACCTCGTGAGCCCTGACGGGCGGGAGCAGATACACCACTTCACGGCGGAGAACAGCCCGCTGCCCAGCAACACCGTCACGGCCATCGCCATCGATGGCACCACCGGCGAGGTCTTCATCGGCACGGACAGGGGCATCATGGGCTACCGCTCCGATGCGATCGATGCCGCGGAAGCGGCCGATTGCGCCAAAGTGTTCCCCAATCCCGTTCGTGAGACCTATACGGGTCCCATTGCCGTGACCGGGTTGGCGCGCGACAGCGAGGTACGCATCACCGATGTGAGCGGCAACCTTGTGTACCGCACCACCTCCCTCGGCGGTCAGGCCATCTGGAATGCCACAGACCTGAGCGGGAATCGCGTCGCCACGGGGGTCTACCTCATCTTCGCCAGCGACAGGGAGGGCGGCTACAAGTGCAACACCAAGGTGCTGGTGGTGCGCTGA
- a CDS encoding recombination protein O N-terminal domain-containing protein, protein MLVTTQAVVLRAIAHGDRTLVLKAWTRRGGARSYVVRTGRRGASAAVAQPLSRVELVADEHPERDLHSVREIRVDRPYLRIPYEPIRGAVALFTQELLLRTLRAESPDPDIDAVVEEALESIDSAADLRCLPLVLLIRLSAPLGFLPAPPMPGEDHFDLQEGCFMPAGAMHGHLLAPPLSLALADLLHVDFADLERVRLPAQVRRDLMDHLLLYYRMHVEGLGELRSPAVLHTVLS, encoded by the coding sequence ATGCTCGTAACCACCCAAGCCGTCGTGCTCCGTGCCATTGCGCACGGTGACCGTACCCTGGTCCTGAAGGCCTGGACCCGGCGTGGCGGGGCGCGTAGCTATGTGGTACGCACCGGCCGCCGCGGGGCTTCGGCCGCCGTGGCCCAGCCCCTGAGTCGCGTGGAGCTGGTGGCGGATGAGCATCCCGAGCGCGACCTGCACTCCGTTCGTGAGATCCGCGTGGACAGGCCCTACCTGCGCATCCCATACGAGCCGATCCGTGGAGCGGTAGCGCTCTTCACCCAGGAGCTGCTGCTGCGTACGCTGCGCGCTGAGAGCCCCGATCCGGATATCGATGCCGTGGTGGAGGAAGCCCTGGAATCCATCGACAGCGCTGCCGACCTCAGGTGCCTGCCTCTGGTGCTGCTGATTCGCCTATCAGCCCCTTTGGGCTTCCTTCCTGCTCCGCCCATGCCCGGCGAGGACCATTTCGACCTGCAGGAGGGCTGCTTCATGCCTGCGGGCGCGATGCACGGCCACCTGCTGGCCCCGCCGCTCAGCTTGGCCTTGGCCGACCTGCTCCACGTGGACTTCGCCGACCTGGAGCGGGTGCGGCTCCCCGCACAGGTCAGGCGGGACCTGATGGATCATCTGCTGCTCTATTACCGGATGCATGTGGAGGGCCTTGGAGAACTGCGGTCGCCAGCGGTGCTTCACACGGTGCTCAGCTGA
- the folB gene encoding dihydroneopterin aldolase encodes MGVIEVNGIRVFAFHGCLAEEARIGGHFRVDVTAQGDFSDAEACDDLRRTVDYGRVTAIVREQMTVRSRLIEHAARRILEALRREWPGPVRWRVRLVKERPPVHGDVEEAVYTVEG; translated from the coding sequence ATGGGCGTGATCGAGGTGAATGGCATCCGCGTGTTCGCCTTCCACGGCTGCCTGGCGGAGGAGGCGCGCATCGGAGGGCATTTCCGCGTGGATGTGACTGCCCAGGGCGATTTCAGTGATGCTGAAGCCTGCGATGACCTAAGGCGAACGGTCGACTACGGCCGCGTGACGGCCATTGTCCGCGAGCAGATGACCGTTCGCAGCCGTCTGATTGAGCATGCTGCGCGCCGGATACTGGAGGCCCTGCGGCGCGAGTGGCCCGGTCCGGTGCGATGGCGCGTGCGTCTGGTGAAGGAACGGCCGCCGGTTCACGGTGACGTGGAGGAGGCTGTCTATACAGTGGAGGGTTGA
- a CDS encoding T9SS type A sorting domain-containing protein has translation MRFSRTTVLAALLLRAASATPQCTPVDCLGQLPAWGGLCAEGFVTGRVGQPYADAISFHITNACTPATLFDPALTGVSVRITQVTGIGFSQLPAGLTGATDFPAYTPPANGCGSLSGVPLEAGTFAASVDLVANVNAWPFSLTCGGFGPIAQNGNPVSFPRGLVILPDPSFIVPAAPLCATDAPFNLVPTGTTGGVFSGPGVSGDQFDPAVAGIGIHVVKYAVSAQQGAAVAPAADSLSLAIEVVDCAPPCDALSGTLTRIGDVQVCRDPGGTTIAAVPNGDAVLLDGHVLRFLFSNGLTPVVQGILDDPTVTFTEPFTLVQLTPIVYDPSTFDLAFVELGVTTVLDIEDSIQAQGACASLSYASTSIDFAVADCCTAYAGTLGGLDFIPCLVPGGFVELVGIPGGDAVVPAGYALAYVLTQGAGLTILAAGPDPVFQVSETGVHAIHTLVYDPTTFDPGQIEWGVATAAEVNALFIVGGGSICASLDLIGAPYDVVLCSSSCDADAGTLSGGGAVCLEDGEATLEATPNGDAVVPAGFTVAYALSQSAGLVIIDAASVPVFTVSEPGSYAIHTLVYDPAVLDPGFIQPGITTAFDVAALFLQGGGALCGSLDAAGAGFIVEVCSSLPDLGAEGIRLAPNPTDGAFTVQLEGAGAADLEVIDGGGRVVHRQWLMECDRPQAVVLSDDLGTGLYAVRVTHGRGRAVHRLLICR, from the coding sequence ATGCGCTTCTCCCGAACCACCGTGCTCGCCGCTCTGTTGCTGCGTGCCGCTTCCGCCACGCCTCAATGCACCCCCGTTGACTGCTTGGGCCAGCTGCCCGCATGGGGCGGCCTGTGCGCGGAGGGCTTCGTCACCGGGCGCGTAGGCCAGCCATACGCGGATGCGATCTCCTTCCACATCACCAACGCCTGCACCCCGGCAACACTCTTCGATCCCGCGCTTACCGGTGTCTCGGTGCGGATCACGCAGGTGACCGGCATCGGATTCAGTCAACTGCCCGCCGGCCTTACCGGCGCCACCGATTTCCCCGCCTATACACCGCCTGCCAATGGCTGCGGATCGCTGAGCGGCGTGCCTCTGGAGGCCGGCACGTTCGCCGCTTCGGTGGACCTGGTGGCGAACGTGAATGCGTGGCCATTCTCGCTCACCTGCGGCGGCTTCGGGCCCATTGCTCAGAACGGCAATCCGGTGAGCTTCCCGCGCGGCCTGGTGATCCTGCCGGACCCCTCCTTCATCGTTCCTGCGGCACCGCTCTGCGCGACCGATGCCCCATTCAATCTTGTGCCGACAGGAACCACGGGTGGTGTATTCAGCGGCCCCGGCGTTTCAGGCGACCAGTTCGACCCCGCCGTGGCCGGCATCGGCATCCACGTGGTGAAGTACGCGGTAAGCGCTCAGCAGGGCGCTGCGGTCGCCCCGGCCGCCGATAGCCTGAGCCTCGCCATCGAGGTGGTGGATTGCGCACCGCCGTGCGATGCGCTGAGCGGCACGCTCACCCGAATCGGCGACGTTCAGGTGTGCCGCGATCCCGGCGGCACCACCATCGCTGCCGTGCCCAACGGCGATGCTGTGCTGCTCGATGGCCACGTATTGCGCTTTCTTTTCTCCAATGGCCTCACGCCTGTGGTGCAGGGAATCCTCGATGATCCGACGGTCACCTTCACCGAGCCGTTCACGCTCGTGCAGCTCACCCCCATCGTATATGACCCCTCCACGTTCGACCTCGCCTTCGTGGAACTCGGGGTCACCACGGTACTGGACATCGAGGACAGCATTCAAGCTCAGGGCGCCTGCGCAAGCCTCAGCTATGCATCCACGAGCATTGATTTCGCGGTGGCGGATTGCTGCACGGCCTACGCCGGCACGTTGGGCGGATTGGATTTCATTCCTTGCCTGGTGCCCGGTGGATTCGTGGAGCTTGTGGGTATTCCCGGGGGCGATGCGGTGGTGCCTGCGGGTTACGCGTTGGCCTATGTGCTGACCCAGGGCGCGGGACTCACCATCCTTGCCGCCGGCCCCGATCCGGTGTTCCAGGTCAGCGAAACAGGTGTGCATGCGATCCATACCCTGGTCTATGACCCGACCACATTCGACCCCGGCCAGATCGAATGGGGGGTCGCCACCGCGGCCGAGGTGAATGCCCTGTTCATCGTGGGGGGCGGATCCATCTGCGCCAGCCTCGACCTCATCGGCGCCCCGTATGATGTCGTGCTTTGCTCCAGCTCCTGCGATGCCGATGCGGGCACCCTCTCCGGGGGAGGCGCCGTATGCCTTGAGGACGGAGAGGCGACCTTGGAGGCCACGCCCAATGGCGATGCGGTGGTACCCGCCGGCTTCACCGTGGCGTATGCGCTCTCCCAAAGCGCCGGCCTGGTGATCATCGATGCGGCTTCGGTGCCTGTTTTCACCGTCTCGGAGCCCGGCTCCTACGCCATCCACACGCTCGTGTACGACCCGGCCGTACTGGACCCCGGCTTCATTCAGCCGGGCATCACCACGGCTTTCGATGTGGCTGCGCTCTTCCTTCAGGGCGGCGGCGCGCTCTGCGGCAGCCTGGATGCGGCCGGTGCCGGCTTCATCGTTGAGGTTTGCAGCAGCCTTCCGGACCTGGGCGCGGAGGGCATCCGGCTTGCGCCCAATCCAACGGATGGCGCATTCACCGTGCAGCTGGAAGGCGCTGGTGCCGCAGACCTGGAAGTGATCGACGGCGGTGGCAGGGTCGTGCACCGGCAATGGCTCATGGAATGCGACCGGCCCCAAGCGGTGGTGCTCTCCGATGATCTCGGCACCGGTCTGTACGCCGTGCGGGTCACCCATGGCCGCGGCCGTGCGGTGCACCGGTTGCTGATATGCCGGTAG
- a CDS encoding N-acetyltransferase — translation MARKATSDPIDLHALPLQDEPDSRQFVLRVGEHRARLEYDRDGDRIFLGTLDVPRPVADLGVADVVMEKTLAWVEENRLKLIPTHPTIKAYLRKHTAWQRLLLKGVQV, via the coding sequence ATGGCACGCAAGGCAACCAGCGACCCCATCGACCTTCACGCATTGCCGCTACAGGATGAGCCGGACTCCCGTCAGTTCGTCCTGCGGGTGGGGGAGCATCGTGCGCGCCTGGAGTATGACCGGGACGGCGACCGCATCTTCCTGGGTACCTTGGATGTGCCCCGGCCAGTGGCCGATCTCGGTGTTGCCGACGTGGTGATGGAGAAGACCTTGGCCTGGGTGGAGGAGAATCGACTGAAGCTGATACCGACCCACCCCACGATCAAAGCTTACCTGCGCAAGCACACCGCGTGGCAGCGCCTGCTGCTGAAGGGCGTTCAGGTCTGA
- the gltX gene encoding glutamate--tRNA ligase, translating into MSVRVRFAPSPTGPLHMGGVRTALYNYLFAKRHGGAFLLRIEDTDQGRYVPGAEDYIRRSLEWCGLVAEESPWAGGPDGPYRQSERKALYKQYADRLVAEDKAYYAFDTAEELEAMRERLKAAGVAAPAYNAVTREHMKNSLSLSADEVSERLARGDEHVVRLKVPRHHEVRFEDLIRGWVVVHSSNIDDKVLFKSDGMPTYHLANIVDDHLMRITHVIRGEEWLPSAPLHVLIYEAFGWERPAFAHLPLILKPDGNGKLSKRDGDRLGFPVFPLDWVDPVTGEKSSGYREKGYYPEAFVNMLALLGWNPGGDVELMSMEEMVAHFDLARVHKGGARFDPEKTKWFNQQYLRKRPDAELGEALRARLADRGIPCTPEKAAAAATLLKERATFVDDMLEGLYLFTLGSPISGNPEAEAELRKRWKPEAAPAIEAYIAKLEGFTALTPQGLEEAFNAVLLGAGLKVGQVMPLYRLFVAGRMQGPGMFEVSALLGREEVVARLRAGLDLCRSWA; encoded by the coding sequence ATGTCCGTCCGCGTCCGCTTCGCACCCAGTCCCACCGGTCCATTGCATATGGGCGGTGTCCGTACCGCGCTCTACAACTACCTCTTCGCCAAGCGGCACGGGGGCGCGTTCCTTCTGCGCATCGAGGACACGGATCAGGGGCGCTACGTGCCCGGGGCCGAGGACTACATCCGGCGAAGCCTGGAGTGGTGCGGGCTGGTGGCGGAGGAGAGCCCTTGGGCCGGCGGGCCGGATGGGCCCTACCGGCAGAGCGAGCGCAAGGCGCTTTACAAGCAGTATGCGGATCGGCTCGTGGCCGAGGACAAGGCGTACTACGCCTTCGACACCGCCGAGGAGCTTGAAGCCATGCGGGAGCGCCTGAAGGCGGCAGGCGTTGCGGCGCCGGCCTACAATGCCGTGACGCGCGAGCACATGAAGAACTCGCTCAGCCTGAGCGCCGACGAGGTGAGCGAGCGCCTAGCCCGCGGCGATGAGCACGTGGTCCGGCTGAAGGTGCCGCGCCATCACGAAGTGCGCTTCGAGGACCTGATCCGCGGCTGGGTGGTGGTGCACAGCAGCAACATCGACGACAAGGTGCTCTTCAAGAGCGATGGCATGCCCACGTATCACCTGGCCAACATCGTCGATGACCACCTGATGAGGATCACGCACGTCATTCGGGGCGAGGAATGGCTGCCCAGTGCGCCGCTGCACGTGCTCATCTACGAAGCGTTCGGGTGGGAGCGGCCGGCCTTTGCGCACCTGCCCCTGATCCTGAAGCCCGACGGCAACGGCAAGCTCAGCAAGCGCGATGGCGATCGGCTCGGATTCCCGGTCTTCCCCTTGGACTGGGTGGATCCCGTGACAGGGGAGAAGAGCAGCGGCTATCGCGAGAAGGGCTACTACCCCGAGGCCTTCGTGAACATGCTGGCGCTGCTGGGCTGGAATCCCGGGGGTGACGTTGAGCTGATGTCGATGGAGGAAATGGTCGCCCATTTCGACCTGGCGCGGGTTCACAAGGGGGGCGCCCGCTTCGATCCGGAGAAGACCAAGTGGTTCAATCAGCAGTACCTGCGCAAGCGCCCCGATGCCGAGCTGGGAGAGGCGCTTCGGGCCCGGCTCGCCGACCGCGGCATCCCATGCACCCCCGAGAAGGCGGCTGCCGCAGCAACGTTGCTGAAGGAGCGCGCCACATTCGTGGATGACATGCTCGAGGGCCTGTATCTGTTCACCCTAGGCTCACCCATCAGCGGCAACCCAGAGGCAGAGGCCGAGCTGCGCAAGCGCTGGAAGCCGGAGGCCGCACCGGCCATCGAGGCGTACATCGCCAAGCTCGAAGGCTTTACGGCCCTCACCCCGCAAGGGCTTGAAGAGGCGTTCAACGCGGTCCTGCTGGGCGCTGGATTGAAGGTGGGTCAGGTGATGCCGCTGTACAGGCTCTTCGTGGCCGGCCGCATGCAAGGCCCGGGCATGTTCGAGGTGAGCGCACTGCTGGGCAGGGAAGAGGTGGTGGCGCGCCTGCGGGCCGGTTTAGACCTGTGCCGGTCATGGGCGTGA